From Herbaspirillum sp. WKF16:
TCGCCCACAACGGCGACCTCAAGAACTTCACCCCGCAGCTCGACGGCCCGTTCCGTCCGGTCGGCACCACCGACAGCGAGCTGGCCTTCTGCTACATCCTGCAGGAGATCCGCAAGCGCTTCGGCGACGCGCTGCCGCTCCTGGCCGACCTGCGCGCCGCGCTGCGAGAGATCGCCGACTACATCGCCGGCCACGGCACCTTCAACATGCTGCTCTCGGACGGCTCGGCGCTCTACACCCACTGCTCCACCAACCTCTACTACATCGTCCGCCAGCACCCCTTCGCCACCGCCAAGCTCTCCGACGACGACCTCTCGGTCGACTTCGCCGAAGTCACCACCGTCAACGACCGCGTGGCCGTCATCGTCACCCAGCCGCTGACCGAGAACGAAGTGTGGACGCAATACCAGCCCGGCGAGCTCAAGGTCTTCGTCGACGGCAGCGTGGTGGACTGAGGCGCGTCGCACGATTGTCGCGCGCGTGCGTTCAAAGGCCGGGATTTTCGGCCTTTGTCAGTAAACGGACAGCTAAAAGGGACAAAGCC
This genomic window contains:
- a CDS encoding class II glutamine amidotransferase; its protein translation is MCQLLGMNCNTPTDIVFSFTGFATRGGLTDHHSDGWGIAFFEGSGVRTFVDHQAAVESPVAELIKRYPIKSQHVIAHIRKATQGRVTLANCHPFVRELWGRYWVFAHNGDLKNFTPQLDGPFRPVGTTDSELAFCYILQEIRKRFGDALPLLADLRAALREIADYIAGHGTFNMLLSDGSALYTHCSTNLYYIVRQHPFATAKLSDDDLSVDFAEVTTVNDRVAVIVTQPLTENEVWTQYQPGELKVFVDGSVVD